The following coding sequences are from one Paenibacillus sp. JDR-2 window:
- a CDS encoding extracellular solute-binding protein: MRKHYSLWTVMLLSCSIALSACSSNQPNNSQEGTNNEVSNSAEPSSSSGAAENTAPVKLTWFSDVSGWNPPSPWNSDPNSVEGTITSKTGLSFEFNIPAQDAGTKLSLMLVSSNKLPDIMTLTDGTLEKKLIDADKVWNLDEFLKKYNPSSPLLTNFPQDLKQALTERDGGWYAYPSHMDTQDAREIYPPSSEFYSDAAKFRNNNSIMFNQEIMKQAGITEEDLKTEDGVLAAYEKVKGLKIDGTPVIPLLIDGKNYQGLSVGGTGHGGTLGTLEAMFGVMPVDKDGNYRDVILAPETKHALDFLYKAAKAGAFDPSQMTVDDTSTKASVKSGRVFSFIGNSANTGFTDENAVGTWVTPGPMMSSEGTKPVAGRSLKAGTGWMNTFISKDAPNPERIAKWLDFMTSDEGLLLNYYGFEGSDYTLDANGLAVQTEQGLKDAADYSKTGVFAFWPFHNIAWHDHATVAPTSNKGADSVMAMQVQTTIGKNSEIYDTSALSMPSNFIEAGSKLANDQLQIKTYLEAQISKIVLAKDDASRDKLYDDMIAQVKKMGIEDINAKINEQFHKQQESYGTTIKGINS, encoded by the coding sequence ATGAGAAAGCATTACAGCTTGTGGACGGTCATGCTATTGTCTTGTTCGATAGCGCTTTCAGCCTGCAGTTCGAATCAACCGAATAACAGCCAGGAAGGGACGAATAACGAGGTATCCAATTCCGCGGAACCGTCCTCCTCAAGCGGCGCGGCGGAGAATACTGCTCCGGTCAAGCTGACGTGGTTCTCTGACGTAAGCGGATGGAATCCGCCGTCGCCATGGAATTCGGATCCCAATTCGGTAGAAGGGACCATTACAAGCAAGACCGGTTTATCGTTCGAATTCAACATTCCGGCTCAGGATGCGGGAACGAAATTAAGCCTGATGCTGGTCTCGTCCAATAAGCTGCCGGACATCATGACGCTGACGGACGGCACGCTGGAGAAGAAGCTGATTGACGCGGACAAAGTATGGAATCTGGATGAATTTCTGAAGAAATATAATCCGTCCTCTCCGCTGCTGACGAATTTTCCGCAGGATCTGAAGCAAGCCTTAACCGAGCGCGACGGCGGCTGGTACGCTTATCCGAGCCATATGGATACGCAGGATGCCCGGGAGATCTATCCGCCTTCCAGCGAATTTTATTCGGATGCCGCGAAGTTCCGGAATAACAACTCGATTATGTTCAATCAGGAAATTATGAAGCAAGCCGGCATTACCGAAGAGGACCTGAAGACCGAAGACGGCGTGCTTGCCGCTTACGAGAAAGTGAAGGGCTTAAAGATCGATGGCACTCCGGTAATTCCGCTGCTGATCGACGGGAAGAACTATCAGGGCTTATCGGTTGGCGGAACAGGGCATGGCGGTACGCTAGGCACGCTGGAAGCGATGTTTGGCGTTATGCCGGTCGATAAAGACGGCAATTACCGAGATGTGATCCTGGCACCGGAAACGAAGCATGCGCTTGATTTCCTGTACAAAGCGGCCAAAGCAGGAGCCTTTGATCCAAGCCAGATGACGGTGGATGATACCTCGACAAAAGCATCGGTCAAATCCGGCCGCGTATTCAGTTTTATCGGCAACTCGGCCAATACCGGATTTACGGACGAGAACGCGGTTGGCACCTGGGTTACGCCCGGTCCGATGATGTCGAGCGAGGGAACAAAGCCGGTAGCAGGACGTTCCTTGAAAGCAGGCACGGGCTGGATGAATACGTTTATTTCGAAGGATGCGCCTAACCCGGAGCGAATTGCCAAATGGCTTGATTTCATGACCAGCGACGAAGGGCTGCTGCTTAACTATTACGGCTTCGAAGGAAGCGACTATACGCTGGACGCAAACGGACTTGCGGTGCAGACCGAGCAAGGTCTGAAGGATGCGGCGGATTATTCCAAAACTGGCGTATTTGCCTTCTGGCCGTTCCACAATATTGCTTGGCATGACCATGCAACGGTTGCTCCTACCTCCAATAAAGGAGCGGACAGCGTAATGGCGATGCAGGTGCAGACCACAATCGGCAAAAACTCGGAAATTTACGATACATCGGCATTAAGCATGCCTAGCAACTTTATTGAAGCCGGCAGCAAGCTGGCGAACGATCAACTGCAAATCAAGACTTACCTGGAAGCCCAAATCTCCAAAATCGTATTGGCTAAAGACGATGCATCCAGAGATAAGCTCTATGACGATATGATCGCTCAGGTGAAGAAGATGGGAATCGAAGATATCAATGCGAAAATCAACGAGCAGTTCCATAAGCAGCAGGAAAGCTACGGTACAACCATTAAAGGCATCAATTCTTAA
- a CDS encoding response regulator transcription factor, which produces MYRVLIVDDEPWVAYGISKLIDWETEGYQVIGQAYDGSSALRFIEEHRPEVVVSDIRMPGLNGIELLNEIAKQKLGTEVILASGYSEFEYAQQALRLGAFDYLLKQIEKEQLLETIMRLRGHLEQKKLDAGDPDAPLNDLFELLDADGNTTIGQYLCNRGMKPEHSNVLLINAVFWYATVTDSSERVAKLSGMDAHVMRTGSNKLSYILLYDEAAHSADLLDFITGNLKDASHIGISMPSDLSYPLSKVFHAADIALFTSCFYPDHRIVRYKEHEATAAGISGTMLQLELSMKERKLTGMQECLQRLMEQCRGMQLDQFASVYNQIISLIHKYYSQASSQQDIEFLTCDQLARIYSSIDAVFERLKNGFELEGTPDLPVISGQVKAVMDYIDTSFTEDIMLGAIAKRFNLSLSYLSFLIKKEAGTSYSDYITGKRIALAKELLKESSISVHEVVERVGYKDYFHFNKLFKKHVGLTPSKFRKI; this is translated from the coding sequence ATGTATCGCGTGTTAATCGTGGATGATGAGCCTTGGGTAGCCTACGGCATTTCGAAGCTTATTGATTGGGAAACGGAAGGGTATCAGGTTATTGGCCAAGCTTACGATGGTTCGTCGGCTTTGCGGTTTATTGAGGAGCATCGTCCCGAAGTGGTTGTCTCGGATATCCGGATGCCGGGGCTTAATGGGATTGAATTGCTGAATGAAATAGCCAAGCAGAAGCTGGGGACGGAAGTTATCCTCGCAAGCGGGTATTCCGAGTTTGAATATGCCCAGCAGGCTTTGCGGCTTGGCGCATTTGATTATTTGCTGAAGCAAATCGAGAAGGAACAGCTGCTCGAAACGATCATGCGTCTGAGAGGCCATTTGGAGCAGAAAAAGCTGGATGCCGGCGACCCCGATGCACCGCTGAACGATTTGTTCGAGCTGCTGGATGCCGACGGCAATACCACGATTGGTCAGTATCTATGCAACCGGGGAATGAAGCCGGAGCATTCGAATGTTCTGCTAATCAATGCTGTATTTTGGTATGCCACGGTTACGGATTCCTCCGAGAGAGTTGCGAAATTGTCAGGGATGGATGCCCATGTCATGAGGACAGGCTCAAACAAGCTGTCCTATATTCTCCTTTATGATGAAGCAGCGCATTCTGCTGATCTGCTGGATTTTATAACCGGCAATCTCAAGGATGCAAGCCATATCGGTATCAGTATGCCGTCGGATTTGTCGTATCCGCTCTCCAAGGTGTTTCATGCGGCAGATATCGCGTTATTCACTTCATGCTTTTATCCGGATCACCGCATTGTCCGTTATAAAGAGCATGAGGCAACGGCCGCCGGGATCTCGGGAACTATGCTGCAGTTGGAGCTGAGCATGAAAGAACGCAAGCTGACGGGTATGCAGGAATGCCTTCAGCGGCTTATGGAGCAGTGCCGAGGCATGCAGCTGGATCAATTCGCTAGCGTGTACAATCAGATCATCTCGCTTATTCATAAATATTACAGCCAAGCAAGTTCACAGCAGGATATTGAATTTCTGACTTGCGATCAGCTGGCAAGGATCTATTCTTCGATAGATGCCGTATTCGAGAGGTTGAAAAATGGCTTCGAGCTTGAAGGTACGCCTGATCTCCCGGTTATAAGCGGGCAGGTCAAAGCCGTAATGGACTATATCGATACAAGCTTTACGGAGGATATTATGCTGGGCGCAATCGCCAAACGTTTTAATCTGAGCCTCAGCTATCTTAGCTTCCTGATTAAGAAGGAGGCGGGAACCTCTTATTCGGACTATATTACGGGCAAAAGAATCGCGCTAGCAAAAGAGCTGCTGAAGGAAAGCTCTATATCCGTTCACGAGGTTGTGGAGCGTGTCGGCTACAAGGACTATTTTCATTTCAACAAGCTGTTTAAAAAACATGTCGGGCTAACGCCAAGCAAGTTCAGAAAAATATGA
- a CDS encoding cache domain-containing sensor histidine kinase, with protein MLNRIWKPSLMRQILILIALMLVTLLITYIITNRIAQQIIERKVTASVNTILQQVNEKMTSFDGDMQGISTFLFYSPTVQTYINTDDMLDRVLMNREVLSVFANTMSMKSNIRGIQLYDRSGKLMTRLGEGQDETTAPVQTMSYSGLVNLDDRPTEHFYIITAPIYGLDSNHIATEYRGTGRYVMDVSNLSPILRSAKVTANSRVMLLDRNDHILTSEGKVSSSDSVNVGKWKANSKFIVQSITLAPSGWKLISIIPKSELLNELGTVKRINITTYAIMFGILCMFLLIFFTRILKPIKSLMDFIKSYPKNGEDSRYQVVHKNEIGVLGQKLNNMLDDISELSDEVRSTQIRMLEIELAKKQMEISAFRNQINPHFLYNTLESIRAMAFYHDVRDIADISESLSRMFRYAVKGSNFVTIAEELAHIREYARIIDFRFRGRFKIVIRCDEDLLNETMLKMLLQPLVENAVFHGLERKLGEGEVLIDIHKSADHRIRVLVQDNGYGMNECQLQELRDGLIGSQEFVSGEQGKQKGIGISNIYNRTHLFYGEAASLEVDSVLNEGTSVRISFPPHVVEGGTEHVSRVNRG; from the coding sequence ATGCTGAACCGGATATGGAAGCCCAGCTTGATGAGGCAAATCTTGATTTTGATTGCGCTTATGCTGGTCACGCTGCTTATTACTTATATCATTACGAACCGTATTGCCCAGCAAATTATCGAACGGAAGGTCACCGCATCCGTTAATACCATCTTGCAACAGGTCAACGAGAAGATGACGAGCTTTGACGGCGACATGCAAGGAATATCCACCTTCTTGTTTTACAGCCCTACCGTACAGACCTATATCAATACGGACGATATGCTGGACCGGGTATTGATGAACCGCGAAGTGCTGTCTGTATTCGCCAACACGATGTCGATGAAATCCAATATAAGGGGAATTCAGCTATACGACCGGAGCGGGAAGCTAATGACAAGGCTTGGCGAGGGTCAGGACGAGACGACGGCTCCCGTGCAGACGATGTCCTATTCCGGCCTGGTTAATCTGGATGACCGCCCGACGGAGCATTTTTACATTATTACGGCTCCAATCTACGGACTGGACAGCAACCATATCGCAACGGAATACCGGGGGACCGGCCGATACGTGATGGATGTCTCTAACCTGAGTCCGATTCTGAGGAGCGCAAAAGTTACGGCCAACTCCCGGGTTATGTTGCTCGACCGGAATGATCATATCTTAACCAGCGAAGGCAAGGTGTCCAGCAGCGACTCGGTGAACGTAGGCAAGTGGAAGGCAAACTCGAAATTTATCGTCCAGTCGATTACGCTTGCTCCTTCCGGCTGGAAGCTGATCAGTATCATTCCGAAGAGCGAGCTGCTTAATGAGCTGGGAACGGTCAAACGGATCAATATCACCACCTACGCGATTATGTTCGGCATTTTGTGTATGTTCCTGCTTATTTTCTTCACCCGAATTCTGAAGCCGATTAAATCGTTGATGGATTTCATCAAGTCCTATCCGAAAAACGGTGAGGATAGCCGCTATCAGGTCGTTCACAAAAACGAGATTGGCGTGCTTGGCCAAAAGCTGAATAATATGCTGGACGATATAAGCGAGCTGAGCGATGAGGTCCGCTCTACCCAAATCCGGATGCTGGAAATTGAGCTGGCCAAAAAACAGATGGAAATATCGGCTTTCCGGAATCAGATCAATCCGCATTTTCTCTATAACACGCTGGAAAGCATCCGCGCCATGGCCTTTTACCATGATGTCCGAGATATTGCGGATATTTCGGAATCTCTGTCGCGCATGTTCCGCTATGCGGTGAAAGGGAGCAATTTTGTGACGATTGCGGAGGAGCTGGCCCATATTAGGGAATATGCGAGAATAATAGATTTCCGCTTCAGAGGGCGGTTTAAGATCGTTATCCGCTGCGATGAGGATTTGTTGAACGAAACGATGCTCAAAATGCTGCTGCAGCCGCTTGTTGAAAACGCGGTATTTCATGGGCTGGAGAGGAAGCTGGGTGAAGGCGAAGTGTTGATCGATATTCATAAGTCCGCCGATCACCGGATCAGGGTTCTTGTTCAAGATAACGGCTACGGTATGAACGAGTGCCAGCTGCAAGAGTTAAGGGATGGCCTTATCGGCAGCCAGGAATTTGTCTCAGGGGAACAGGGGAAGCAAAAGGGAATCGGAATCTCCAATATCTATAACCGGACGCATTTATTCTATGGCGAAGCTGCTTCGCTTGAGGTTGACAGCGTGTTAAATGAAGGGACGAGCGTCAGGATTTCTTTCCCGCCGCACGTCGTCGAGGGAGGAACCGAACATGTATCGCGTGTTAATCGTGGATGA
- a CDS encoding alpha-L-arabinofuranosidase C-terminal domain-containing protein, producing the protein MSTQPALTIRTQERGAELGDLFGIFFEDLNHAADGGLYAELVRNRSFEFDPIDHPDYHALMAWEKVERGGGQTEITIGESHPINARNPHYAVIDIVAEGNGVGLMNLGFNSGIPVKQGDRYLFSIFARRDASSQEPLTVTIEGIDGSVYGEAVIEVKSAEWTKYEAVITSTATDKGCRLVLVTRGQGKLYLDMVSLFPEKTYLNRPGGLREDIAKLLADLKPKFMRFPGGCLVHDGSLNPDDRNSMYRWKNTIGPVEQRPARRNNWRYNQTLGLGYYEYFQLCEDIGAKPIPILPGGYDPHHNRIVPIEELSPWIQDALDLIEFANGDASTTWGAIRAELGHPEPFGLEYIGIGNEEVGEPFFERYPYFHRAIKEKYPNIKVINSSGPFAAGTEYERGWQSAREHQSDLVDEHYYSSPEWFLANYHRYDNFKADDPKVFLGEYASWGNTYYNALAEAAYMTGLEKNAHAVGLACYAPLLCNVDYVNWKPDMIWFNNHEVYGTPNYYVQQLFMHHQGDQLLTIEASGLEAAPHNMKMPINGVLSLETDRCSFRYWDIVLVNNDNGEVKELNGGLPCTLSDTEEDRINGTSIRTIDLGDTDWENYTITLKAQRISGPKGFNLKFGQTDEKNKRIWEFGGWQNQDSIIASNINGRGSVLTQSIFNVEDHKEYSLKLEVSGRQIRAWINGELYNETEDTLPLIEPLYYSASYDRATGDAIIKVVNVQDSSVSADVVLADLRKPLLNIDVYEMSGHSLDEENTFETPDRVAPKQNQFRAQGNRFAYDFPKHSITVFRVK; encoded by the coding sequence ATGAGCACACAGCCGGCATTAACGATACGCACACAAGAACGAGGCGCGGAATTAGGCGACTTGTTTGGCATATTTTTCGAGGATCTGAATCATGCGGCGGATGGGGGACTCTACGCGGAGCTTGTTCGGAACCGTTCCTTTGAATTTGATCCGATCGATCATCCCGATTACCATGCTTTAATGGCCTGGGAAAAGGTGGAAAGAGGCGGCGGACAGACGGAAATTACAATCGGGGAAAGCCATCCGATTAACGCGCGTAACCCTCATTATGCGGTAATAGATATTGTTGCGGAGGGTAATGGCGTTGGGCTTATGAACCTTGGTTTCAACAGCGGTATTCCCGTCAAGCAAGGAGACCGTTATTTATTTTCGATATTTGCGCGGCGTGACGCCAGCTCCCAAGAACCTCTGACCGTCACAATCGAAGGGATAGACGGTTCCGTTTACGGCGAAGCTGTCATTGAGGTGAAGTCGGCTGAATGGACAAAATACGAGGCTGTAATAACGTCCACTGCAACGGATAAGGGTTGCCGTCTTGTTCTTGTGACAAGAGGGCAGGGGAAGCTGTACCTCGATATGGTATCCCTTTTCCCGGAGAAGACGTATCTTAACCGGCCTGGCGGATTAAGAGAGGATATTGCGAAGCTGCTCGCCGACCTGAAGCCAAAGTTTATGCGTTTCCCTGGCGGCTGCCTCGTGCATGACGGTTCCTTGAACCCGGATGACAGGAACTCCATGTACCGGTGGAAAAACACGATTGGCCCCGTTGAGCAAAGACCGGCTAGAAGGAACAACTGGCGCTATAATCAGACGCTTGGCCTCGGCTATTACGAATATTTTCAATTATGCGAGGACATTGGAGCCAAGCCAATCCCGATTCTGCCGGGCGGATACGATCCGCATCACAACCGAATCGTTCCGATCGAAGAGCTGTCGCCATGGATTCAAGATGCGCTTGATCTCATCGAGTTTGCTAATGGCGATGCTTCAACTACGTGGGGAGCGATTCGCGCGGAGCTGGGTCACCCGGAGCCGTTCGGGCTTGAGTATATCGGAATCGGCAACGAAGAAGTGGGAGAGCCGTTCTTTGAACGTTACCCGTACTTCCATCGCGCCATTAAAGAGAAGTATCCGAATATCAAAGTTATAAATTCCTCAGGCCCGTTCGCCGCAGGAACGGAATATGAACGCGGCTGGCAATCTGCGAGAGAGCATCAGTCGGATCTGGTGGACGAGCATTATTACAGCTCGCCGGAATGGTTTCTGGCCAACTACCATCGGTACGACAACTTTAAAGCGGATGACCCGAAAGTCTTTCTGGGCGAATACGCCTCCTGGGGGAACACGTATTACAACGCGCTTGCCGAAGCGGCTTACATGACGGGGCTTGAGAAAAACGCGCATGCCGTAGGACTTGCCTGCTATGCACCGCTCCTGTGCAACGTCGATTACGTGAACTGGAAACCGGATATGATCTGGTTCAACAATCATGAGGTTTACGGCACGCCTAACTATTATGTGCAGCAGCTGTTTATGCATCATCAAGGGGATCAGCTTTTAACAATCGAAGCGAGTGGTCTGGAAGCTGCTCCTCACAATATGAAGATGCCGATTAACGGCGTTTTATCCCTGGAGACGGACCGCTGCTCCTTCCGTTATTGGGATATCGTACTGGTGAACAACGATAACGGGGAAGTAAAAGAGCTGAACGGAGGCTTGCCTTGCACGCTCTCCGATACGGAAGAAGACAGAATAAACGGGACGTCGATCCGGACAATCGATCTAGGAGATACGGATTGGGAGAACTATACGATAACCCTGAAAGCCCAAAGAATCAGCGGACCTAAAGGCTTTAATCTCAAGTTTGGACAAACGGACGAGAAGAATAAGCGGATCTGGGAGTTTGGCGGCTGGCAGAATCAGGATTCCATTATTGCTTCCAATATCAATGGAAGAGGCTCCGTCCTCACCCAAAGCATTTTTAACGTAGAAGATCATAAAGAATACAGCTTGAAATTGGAGGTATCGGGTCGTCAGATCCGCGCCTGGATTAATGGTGAACTATACAATGAAACAGAAGATACGCTGCCGCTTATCGAGCCATTGTATTATTCCGCCAGCTATGATCGGGCAACCGGCGATGCCATCATTAAGGTTGTGAATGTGCAGGACAGCTCGGTTAGCGCTGACGTTGTGCTTGCAGATTTACGGAAACCGCTCCTGAACATTGATGTCTACGAAATGTCCGGCCATTCGCTGGATGAAGAGAATACATTCGAAACGCCTGACCGAGTAGCTCCAAAGCAGAACCAATTCCGTGCCCAAGGCAACCGTTTTGCGTACGATTTTCCCAAGCATTCCATTACGGTATTCAGAGTGAAATAA
- a CDS encoding helix-turn-helix transcriptional regulator, translating to MDHYKLAGLGPNETIGILPDYYFPPYITLAHMFSAPSNWAIHNREMKQYVLQYVVDGIADYPIEDTPYTTTRGDLLFHRPMERHSILPHSSEPYVCISIVFHFGLSPFPIPELYESEHYLGNFSDHPIDNMLSELVTSYRQPGLIHQMQCQSLLMRILSEASQSNKEHSQAKNDASNKPQIVLVKNYLHEHYDRDVQLKELEELSGWSKNYLLLVFRKYMGMSPMQYLTWLRINKAKELAIHSNLTISEIAERVGYSDVHTFGRMFKKKTGHSLSQFCANLIHS from the coding sequence ATGGATCACTACAAGCTTGCCGGGCTTGGGCCGAATGAAACGATCGGAATCTTGCCCGATTACTATTTTCCGCCTTACATTACGCTTGCCCATATGTTCTCAGCCCCAAGCAATTGGGCAATACACAACAGGGAGATGAAGCAGTATGTCCTTCAATATGTCGTTGACGGCATAGCGGACTACCCAATCGAAGACACGCCTTATACGACAACGCGCGGAGATCTGCTCTTTCATCGCCCCATGGAACGGCACTCCATTCTTCCTCATTCCTCGGAGCCGTACGTTTGCATCTCCATTGTTTTTCACTTTGGCCTCTCACCATTTCCAATCCCCGAGTTGTATGAAAGCGAGCATTACCTCGGCAACTTTTCCGACCATCCCATCGATAACATGCTATCCGAACTGGTCACTTCTTACAGACAGCCTGGTTTGATTCATCAAATGCAATGCCAAAGCCTGCTGATGCGCATCCTGTCAGAAGCTTCCCAGAGTAACAAGGAACATTCTCAAGCTAAAAACGATGCCTCGAATAAACCTCAAATTGTGCTTGTTAAAAATTATCTGCACGAACACTATGACCGGGATGTACAGCTCAAGGAATTAGAAGAGCTTAGCGGCTGGAGCAAAAACTACCTGCTGCTCGTATTCCGCAAATATATGGGCATGTCCCCAATGCAGTATTTAACCTGGCTGCGAATAAATAAAGCCAAAGAGCTGGCTATCCATTCCAACCTTACAATCAGCGAAATTGCCGAACGCGTCGGTTATTCGGATGTCCATACCTTTGGCCGCATGTTTAAAAAGAAAACCGGACATAGCTTAAGTCAATTTTGTGCCAACCTGATTCACTCCTGA
- a CDS encoding phytanoyl-CoA dioxygenase family protein produces MSAKQDFLEADAKLQSVITDEQARYFLDNGYLIIRNALMGEELRLLQEQTLQIIENGLAGQTEAGDYLYRIRANGDKVYWRTEFIIDKCEAAKVLLGHPFILRTVEKLQGPNLIPTWDSLVVKAPGNAASVPWHRDAAMPDGCLDPRPIFNVDFYLDDADEGSCLWVIPGSQHWESAEADERCSRPGFETNDAVPVPLKAGDVIFYNIQLLHGSPEGEGNALRRTVYYEFRPGEIETGFGPHTTDYLPIKQRILRDCINRREHCGYTEGEQAFEYHPTGAYAFSESEEDVPPAYRVPHENYWRKI; encoded by the coding sequence ATGAGTGCTAAACAAGATTTCTTGGAAGCGGATGCAAAGCTGCAGTCTGTTATTACGGATGAGCAAGCCCGATATTTTCTGGACAACGGTTATCTGATTATCCGGAATGCATTAATGGGCGAAGAACTAAGATTGCTGCAGGAGCAGACTCTTCAAATCATCGAAAATGGACTTGCAGGCCAAACGGAGGCCGGCGATTATTTGTACCGAATTCGGGCCAATGGGGACAAGGTGTACTGGCGGACCGAATTTATTATCGATAAATGCGAAGCTGCCAAAGTGCTATTGGGCCACCCGTTTATTTTGCGAACCGTGGAGAAGCTGCAAGGACCGAATTTAATCCCGACCTGGGATTCGCTTGTCGTCAAAGCGCCGGGTAACGCGGCCTCCGTGCCTTGGCACCGTGATGCGGCAATGCCGGACGGCTGCCTGGATCCAAGGCCTATCTTCAACGTTGACTTCTACCTGGATGATGCGGATGAAGGCTCCTGCCTTTGGGTTATACCGGGAAGTCAGCATTGGGAATCAGCCGAAGCAGATGAACGCTGCTCCAGGCCAGGTTTTGAGACCAACGATGCGGTTCCGGTTCCGCTTAAGGCAGGAGATGTCATTTTTTACAATATCCAGCTGCTGCACGGCTCACCGGAAGGAGAAGGGAATGCTCTGCGGCGTACGGTCTATTACGAGTTCAGGCCAGGCGAGATTGAGACAGGTTTTGGACCGCATACGACGGACTATCTCCCTATCAAACAGCGCATTTTGCGGGACTGCATAAACAGACGGGAGCATTGTGGGTATACCGAAGGGGAGCAGGCATTTGAATATCACCCAACCGGAGCTTATGCATTTTCCGAGTCCGAGGAAGATGTTCCGCCTGCTTATCGCGTTCCCCATGAGAATTACTGGAGAAAAATATAA
- a CDS encoding GNAT family N-acetyltransferase, producing MIKKRDLHECHSLYQLLVDPAVFPYVRYKPQSHEEYLFATKQLIVEEEQGTCISRTILNETGQPIGSIDLYDIVNHTGFLATWIGIPYFGKGYNQLAKEAFFTELFLEHEIETVFLKIRKQNIRSKKAVEKLPYVTLANDLNPYMYSRINHTEQIYDLYQVERPAFLHNSHVIQQEIAT from the coding sequence ATGATTAAAAAACGAGATTTGCACGAATGCCACTCCTTGTATCAATTATTGGTTGATCCCGCTGTTTTCCCTTATGTTCGTTACAAACCCCAGTCGCATGAAGAATATCTATTTGCAACCAAGCAGTTGATCGTCGAAGAAGAGCAGGGCACATGTATTTCAAGAACGATTCTGAATGAGACGGGACAACCCATTGGCAGTATCGACCTCTACGATATTGTTAATCATACAGGCTTTCTGGCTACATGGATCGGCATTCCTTATTTCGGCAAAGGGTATAACCAGCTGGCTAAGGAAGCTTTTTTCACAGAGCTCTTTCTGGAGCATGAGATTGAAACGGTATTTTTGAAAATCCGCAAGCAGAATATCCGGTCAAAAAAAGCGGTCGAGAAGCTGCCCTATGTCACCCTTGCCAATGATCTTAATCCGTATATGTATTCGCGAATCAATCATACCGAGCAAATCTACGATTTATATCAGGTAGAACGGCCGGCCTTTTTGCATAACAGCCATGTCATCCAGCAGGAGATTGCGACTTAA